In a genomic window of Taeniopygia guttata chromosome 11, bTaeGut7.mat, whole genome shotgun sequence:
- the LOC140684858 gene encoding uncharacterized protein: protein MVEFKDTLPFQTRTTTFRLCNTGKVSLEYSWEKAADSEAVKKPFSTDQMRHFLSATVRRYRKLLDGFRWQQEHPFKIHPSEPRRLQQPAKQQQDSKQELQQQQDSKQDLQQQQDFKQELQQEQDSKQDLQQQQDFKQELQQQQQDSKQDLQQQQQDSKQELQQQQDSKQDLQQQQDSKQELQQQQDSKQDLQQQQQDSKQELQQQQDSKQDLQQQQDSKQELQQPEQQDCSKRLLYSKRVGSALEIFPDFTHGLPLFSINPCHGILAPGQKQTFHVQFSPKFMGMFETTVLCRWETSTHLPSHASDGYHWVITGWDRVEGTTVGHLVLLPCSSRFIPKHMAEGCVQRALE from the exons ATGGTTGAGTTCAAGGATACCTTGCCCTTCCAGACAAGGACAACCAC tTTCAGACTATGCAACACGGGGAAGGTATCCCTGGAATACTCCTGGGAGAAAGCTGCAGATAGTGAAGCAGTGAAGAAGCCATTCTCAACTGATCAGATGC GTCACTTCCTCTCTGCTACTGTAAGGCGTTACAGAAAGCTGCTGGATGGTTTtaggtggcagcaggagcatccTTTTAAAATTCACCCTTCTGAGCCACGGCggctgcagcagcctgccaagcagcagcaggattccaagcaggagctgcagcagcagcaggattccAAGCAggatctgcagcagcagcaggattttaagcaggagctgcagcaggagcaggattcCAAGCAggatctgcagcagcagcaggattttaagcaggagctgcagcagcagcagcaggattccAAGCAGgatcttcagcagcagcagcaggattccaagcaggagctgcagcagcagcaggattccAAGCAGgatcttcagcagcagcaggattccaagcaggagctgcagcagcagcaggattccAAGCAGgatcttcagcagcagcagcaggattccaagcaggagctgcagcagcagcaggattccAAGCAGgatcttcagcagcagcaggattccaagcaggagctgcagcagccggAGCAGCAGGACTGTTCCAAGAGGCTACTCTACTCAAAGCGTGTTGGTTCTGCCCTGGAAATCTTCCCAGATTTCACTCATGGCCTGCCACTGTTCTCCAtcaacccctgccatggcatcCTTGCTCCTGGCCAGAAGCAAACCTTTCATGTGCAGTTCTCTCCAAAGTTCATGGGGATGTTTGAGACCACCGTGCTGTGCAGGTGGGAAACATCTACACACTTGCCATCTCACGCTTCTGATGGGTATCACTGGGTGATCACAGGATGGGACAgggtggaagggaccacagtAGGTCATCTGGTCCTActtccctgctcaagcaggttCATCCCAAAGCACATGGCAGAGGGTTGTGTCCAGAGGGCTCTGGAATAA